TCGATCTTGGTGAGAAAGACGAACTCCATCCGCACGCGGTCATGCCCAACCCAGCGCCGGATATCAGCGATCTCGCCTTGAACGTCGATGTCTCGTTTATGTACGCTGTTGATGTAAATGCACTCATCATCAGCAAACACGAGCTTCTGCCGCAGATCTGCCTTATGCAAATACGTGGCGTGGGGTTTGGGGTGGATCTCGTTGCTCATTTCGCTGCCCTTTCAGAAGCCTTGATTGCCAACCATCCGGCCGGGCATGGGCGGCACGGCATATCCCGAGGACTCCAGCGATGGCAATGGCGTAGGAGGACTCGCGGAGAAGCCGAGGCGAATCCGTTCCCCTTCTTTGGATAGAACGACCTGGTTAACGCTGATCGACTCGACCTTGTACCCTCCAGATATCACATCGCCCTCACGCGCATCCATGGTCATGTTGCCTGGATAGAGAAAGGTGGCGTACAGACTGTTTCCTACACCTTGGACCATCTTCACCGTTGGTGCATACGACTCTTCGATCTTGGCCGTAGTAACTCCCCTGCTTTTCAATTGAGCCTGGGCGTTCATCACTTCCACCTGAGCCTTGATAAGCAGTCGCTGTTCGTATAGGCGCCCCAGCATTCCGACGGTCGCCCCCTGAGCTTGCGGTGTGATTTGGAGGCCCGGCGAGTCAGAAGTAGGTTTCGGCACGTTGATGGCAGGATGTGCCAGTGCCAGTTGCGGTTCGCCCTTGGCGGGCGCTCGTTCTTCGCCTTGGGCCGGGAAGATCACGCCTAGTGCCAAGGACAACACAACAAGCCGTATAAAGGCGCTATCGCAGACCATATAGTTCTCCTACCGTTTTCCATGAAAAGGAGGCAGATTCCTCCTTGAATTGCGCTTCAATGATCGCTACCCGAATTCCGTCTTCGGGAAGCCCGCTCAAGATGTTTGAAGGGATGTCAGCGCTCTCGAAGACGAACGCATAGGTATTCCACGTCGGGGCCGGAGGTGCTGCATTCTTCGGCCAGGGGGCACCGTTTGGAAGAAACTCAGGAACGATCAGCTCAGACTCCTTCGCATCGACCTTGAACGGGAGATCAATGCGCTGAAAGTGCGACACGAACACGTCGCGGACGTTCTTACGCATCTGGTTGAGCTCGTCACCACCCGGAGACATGTTCATGGCCAGGGAGAACGTGGCAGTGTTGTCGTTGTTGATGAGCGTCTTGACATCGCCTGTCGGGAACACGCGCGAAAACTCCGTCAAGTAATCGACGTTGGAGGCTCCAGTCTTGCGCTCGTATGTGGCATCGAGCATCGAAGGTTTGCAAGTCGCTTTCTCGAAAGCCCAGCCGCCAATCGAAATAGGTAAGCTGTAGATGGCTTCTTGGCATAGGTGCAACATCTGACTTGACCGGGGCTTGAGCGTCCACGGCCTGGTCAGCGAGGTCGATGCGATGAGGCGCCGTTGTTCAGCGTCAAGCCGCGCGAGCTCTGCCCGGTGCGCTTCCTGCGCCTGTCGGATTCGCTCGCGCTCGGCGCGCGCGGCCATTTGATAGTAGGTCCATGCGCCGACGCCTACCGCACCGGCCACCGCGACGAGTCCGCCGATGCGAAGCCATTCCCTTTTCGATAGCCCAAAGGTGAGCTGCTTGAGCTTGTGTTTCTTTTTGGCGTTCTGTGGTGTAAGAAGGGACTCAAGTTTCTTTTCGGTACCGGCAAAGGACCACGACTCAGGCGCAATTATCTGATCGTCGGACCACTCGAACATGGAGTTCAACTCCATCATTCGCTGACGTACTCTCGCTTCGGTGCCAATGAAGTCACTGTCCGGGATGACCGCATTCTTATCCGCAGCGACTAGATAAAACAGATCCTCGGCCAATTGGAAGACGGATAGCCAGGATTGTCCAAGTACGTCGGTCAACACTGAGGCAGCGCTATACATCTCCTTCGTGACGCCTGATTTCTTGGAGACAAACCCTCCTTGAATGATCAGGCCTTCACGGATCACGACGATATCCATGCCGTGTTCCTTGCCGAACAGGCGCGCTTCACGCATGAAGTTAACCGAGCTCTTCAATGCCTGCCAGCGAAGCCCGACCACGAATTTCCGGCCATTGATGGAAAGGACGGTCACCCCACCCTTGTCATTCGGCTCCGCATCAAGCGTGTCGTGCCGCGACATCAGACACCCCCGGCTGACGAAGCCATCGTGGGCGCGGGCTCGGCGATGACCGGCGTGAGCACGATCACCAGTACTTCGCGCGTCGTGGACCGATCAAACCCGCCACCAAGAGCCATGAAACCCGGATCGCCTACCCCTGTCCTGTTGCCGGTATCGCTTGACTGCTCATAGCCTGAAAGGACAACCGTCTGGCCTGAGCGTAATGCGACTTGCTGGGAGAATGTACGCGAGCTGGTCTCCGGCGCCTCGGCGGTAACCTGGCCGTTGCTGACAGGTCGGAGCTTGGCGCGCGGCGATATGGACGCACTGAATTGAAGGATGAGATTGTCTGAGTCGATTACAAACGGCAGCACATTGGCGTTGAAGCCAGTCGTCACCGTGCCCAGCTCCAACGAACTGACCGCGCCCACGTTGGATGCGAGCGTCGTGCTGCTGTTTTTGACGTACCCCTGCTGTTCGGCGATCTGCAAAGGCGCTGGCTGCAAATTCAATGTGTTGATGGTAGGCGTTGTGACTACCGATACGGAGCCCTGCTTGGAGAGGGCTTCAAACAGTAGTTTGGTCCCGGAGAACGAGCTGTTTGCGGTATCCAGAACGCCGACGTTTCCGACCACAGAGTCCGCCGCAGGGGTCATGTTGCTTACAAGCCCAGCGCCGTATTTGCCGGTGATCTGCTTGTAGACAACGTTCCAGTCAATGCCGAAGCGATCGCTGGAATCCAGCGTCACAACCATAATGTCCACATTGATCCGCACCATCCGCCGTAGCGAAGCGTTTTCGGCTTTCAGGTATGTATCGATGCGATCCAGCACCTCCGGCGTATCCGTGACAGCCACGGAGCCAGTAGAAAAGGACACCGACAATTTGCCCTGAGGCGTGAGCATGCTCTTCAGGGTTTTCTCGATGTCCCCTGCGATATTGGTGGTGATCGCCACCTCGGTGTTTTGGGTGCTACCACCCGAGATTTCGACCGCGCTGCTCGATCCCGAACCTGAAGAAGATCCGCCGGTGCTGCCGGAACTGCTCAGTTGGTTTCCGGAAGCCACGTTGGTCTTCATCGAGGTCTTGCTCGGGATCGCGGTGATCCGGAACACGCGCGTATCGAGGTAATAGACGCTGATGATCCCGTCCGCATAGCGCCAGGAAAGACCCAGCCGTGAGGTCACCACATCGAGAAGTCCACCGACGGGCTTGCCTTGCCATTTGATATTGGCGACAAGCCCCATCTGGCCCAGATCGGCGGCATTGCCTCGCATCTGCG
This genomic interval from Bordetella flabilis contains the following:
- the pilP gene encoding type IV pilus biogenesis protein PilP encodes the protein MVCDSAFIRLVVLSLALGVIFPAQGEERAPAKGEPQLALAHPAINVPKPTSDSPGLQITPQAQGATVGMLGRLYEQRLLIKAQVEVMNAQAQLKSRGVTTAKIEESYAPTVKMVQGVGNSLYATFLYPGNMTMDAREGDVISGGYKVESISVNQVVLSKEGERIRLGFSASPPTPLPSLESSGYAVPPMPGRMVGNQGF
- the pilO2 gene encoding type 4b pilus protein PilO2 gives rise to the protein MSRHDTLDAEPNDKGGVTVLSINGRKFVVGLRWQALKSSVNFMREARLFGKEHGMDIVVIREGLIIQGGFVSKKSGVTKEMYSAASVLTDVLGQSWLSVFQLAEDLFYLVAADKNAVIPDSDFIGTEARVRQRMMELNSMFEWSDDQIIAPESWSFAGTEKKLESLLTPQNAKKKHKLKQLTFGLSKREWLRIGGLVAVAGAVGVGAWTYYQMAARAERERIRQAQEAHRAELARLDAEQRRLIASTSLTRPWTLKPRSSQMLHLCQEAIYSLPISIGGWAFEKATCKPSMLDATYERKTGASNVDYLTEFSRVFPTGDVKTLINNDNTATFSLAMNMSPGGDELNQMRKNVRDVFVSHFQRIDLPFKVDAKESELIVPEFLPNGAPWPKNAAPPAPTWNTYAFVFESADIPSNILSGLPEDGIRVAIIEAQFKEESASFSWKTVGELYGLR
- a CDS encoding PilN family type IVB pilus formation outer membrane protein, whose amino-acid sequence is MRRAILTLITLATLAGCGSFDRTKETLQKNDTTAQTVTDDLRGSRSQRPETVSVMEQPWVSRTPVPVTVEKKLPAALRCNVTFAPIQPVSIYEFGQTITSLCGVPVRITKDAVDYLSGASANTAYTELASSALPPLPPLPPGMAPGMPQGGNGRGQNQITPQMRGNAADLGQMGLVANIKWQGKPVGGLLDVVTSRLGLSWRYADGIISVYYLDTRVFRITAIPSKTSMKTNVASGNQLSSSGSTGGSSSGSGSSSAVEISGGSTQNTEVAITTNIAGDIEKTLKSMLTPQGKLSVSFSTGSVAVTDTPEVLDRIDTYLKAENASLRRMVRINVDIMVVTLDSSDRFGIDWNVVYKQITGKYGAGLVSNMTPAADSVVGNVGVLDTANSSFSGTKLLFEALSKQGSVSVVTTPTINTLNLQPAPLQIAEQQGYVKNSSTTLASNVGAVSSLELGTVTTGFNANVLPFVIDSDNLILQFSASISPRAKLRPVSNGQVTAEAPETSSRTFSQQVALRSGQTVVLSGYEQSSDTGNRTGVGDPGFMALGGGFDRSTTREVLVIVLTPVIAEPAPTMASSAGGV